The sequence ATCTATTGTATTGAAATTTGTTCAAGATTTTTTCGTAAGCTACGACATAAATCGTCATATCCTCCACACATTTTTTCCAGAAGATGGTACATTCATTGTGCTTGGCAACCGTATGTCTGGCCATTCAGCCATTCAACAAGCTATGTTAACAATGGCTACAACAACTCACCAACTATTCAGTATTGATATTGTAAGTCTTAACATGCCACTGCCAGAACAAGTATCTATGTATCAAGTACTATGCGCTGGTAATGTTGAGTTTGGAGGTGATGCACAAATACATGGATTTACTGCTActcttttagtatattttttgagGCCCAATGTTTTGAATGTCGTATCATTTAATGAACGATGCCAGTGGCCTAAATtgtcttaatagttaataaacaattttataaaataccaaaaaagtgcaaacaaatgttttttatttcatactctAAAtgactattttgttttatcaaaaaaaaaaaaaaaaatgaatggttataaataaaaatagttttgagcgtataattttgtatatacagacaattcaatttttttcctctacataaataataataaatgtttaacttcatatataataacaaaacatgtTCACTTTCTTATATACATTgaggatatttaaaaaactaataaggtttaaattagatttaaaatgttaacatttatgaaaacataaaatgtatctgtacaattaatactatacatagaATGGATGATAAATCACAGATAAGATGATATTACATTAGTGAAACACAGCATTTTAAAATGaacaattaagtattttatcatgtcttacataaaaattcaaaatattttaagttaattctATGATTTTcattaagactaaaaaaaaatggatgagTATAATGTTCTAGATCTGGATCCATACAGTTTAACTACCACAAATTGTATATTCCTAAGGCATACTTTCAATAGTATTAATTaggataaaaaatgtacaacatcaaaataacaattatggTTAACACAACTTATTTATGTTGACAAAAGAAAATACttcaatttaatgaaaaataaaatgtctagtatgaattacatattattggaATAATTAAACATCTCGTTACAATTTACGTTTTAGAAttcgtaatacaatttaattcaaaataattttgaagttttatttttcttgtactcatataaataataatgaagtaataataatatctaattaaaaaaatatataaatgcatttcataagataattaaaaaaaacctattttcTTCTAAAACATTGttgaaaaactaatatttaataaataatgtatgataaaaattagtttacatCATTAGTAAACAAAAACATGGgtcttatattttcaatttatgaaattatattaaattataaccattTTTCTAAATGTAACTTTATACTTTGTTATtcagtaatattttaacaactacTATCTCAACAAAAGTtacttaattaacaattattactacaaaaataaattttttaacacaatacttataacataataaatgattgagaatgatttttgtaaaattaatttgagtTTGAAACACAATGTTACAatgttaaatattcatataattcacaaaaattgaaaatatacccAACTTAGTTTAAcgatttatattaagttttttaatatggcataacatttatttttgtacaattacttttatacataaaaaaaaaaacagatagtaaatcattatataagaataattaattttgtttttagatcACAGCACTTATTCGTTGttcacgaaaaataaaatataaacttatgaaTAAATGGAAAAGTTTGACACAAATTTGggaacttaattaattaaaaatagatattatgtttgtttccGGCTAATAGTAGGAGTTTCTttcattatcaatttaatttgacACATctgaaatctataataataataataagatgatAAAGGGtcattcaacatattatatggtatagacgagtataaaatgtaataaaaataaaaaaaattatcttaacaTAAAtgctatacataaaattatttttataaattatttagtcatggtaaaataattagtttattacaataaactaaaatgaatagtttaaaaaaataacatatttactaagtaattatgtacataaaaaatataaaaaattaaaataataaaaattaacaagaagttggaaattaaaaataataaactcactcgtttgatataaaattaatttgtgtcaTTCAACATTATAAATGAAATTCTAAAGAAGTATTAATAAAGAATAgaagtacaaaataaccacAACTCTGATCGAAGTACAGTCTTTACGTGAAaacaaacgtttttttttttacaaggctactaaaaaaattaataatagtaattaaaaaaataaaataacaatgatatagCACCAACTAACCAACATACAatgcacaaaaatataatacaaaacaacaAGTTATACAAAAGTAACAGCCTTTGGGAtaacttaagtatttttatcaagtcttaaataataaaatacacgcataaccatttaagtttaaaaaatacaaagcaAAATGCattgtgaaattaaattaatttactatgttCAAAAGTTCAAACCATAATTGGATCCTCATCGCTATCCAATGTATTATTGTTCGAACGtttggatttttttgtagtatttttcaGTTTAGCTTTGCGATTACTACCAAGTGTatctagaaataattaaaaataaaagatgatttaataaatagattttttttttatgatgatgTAGATGGTCAAAAGGTGTTTTTTTCTgggaaaattatgattatttttattattattaatgtttctatcatattattataccagtaatatgaatataataagtaataactataattggttttaattgtatgataaataataatcaaactatacattaataagtttaggaaaatttataacttactaGTGTCAACATCATCTAAACTTCCATCATCAGTTGATAAAAGGTCATCATCTGAATTTGTACGTCGCAAACTTGGCAAATTAGAGGTCAAAAAGTCTTTTTCTTTCTTGATTTCTTGAATTTGTCCAACCAGCATTTTTTCTTCTTCATCCATTTTACTGGGTCCTTCAGTTGGTCCATACACCTAAAATATtagatcatttaatatttaacaactacaattttaattaataataatgtacatacttTTGAAATACGTAAAGAAGACAACCGATGAGTGGCAGTATGATGTGCAGTATCTAATGTATCAATATCAGCcaatgttgattttattttatccatttGGTGACTAATTATAGAACTGATGCAAAGTGTTTGTTGTTCAATATCTCTAAGTGACTCTTGTGCAGGAACTAATTTATTTGTTCTTAGTACACATGGCGCAAATACTATTGCTAATGAACTAGCATTCATGCGGTTCACGTTTTCGTGCAATGCAACCCTAAAAAAAAGTAGAGTTGTCTCAAaataaattgaagaaaaaaaatcatagttaaaaatatgtacctagcAAGATGAAAAACAAGTCTTTCCATTAGATCATAGTTGACTTTTGGTAGTTTTTTCAATATGTTAAACAATGTGGAGACACGATCTTCTGATAGACTAGCAGCACGAATAAAATCATCATAACAatcaaatgttaataatggttcTGGCATGTCACGTAAAAATGACTTCAATACACTGGCGAGCACATGAACCTGTTAaacatagttaaatataatatagaaattaagattttagttcatattttatgccaaataaacaataaatatttatttaattatgtaagtatCTAACATacaataagaaacatttttatttaaataaataaaatggctACAAGatgaattagtatttttttttatattctaggAAAACAGACATACctgatatttttcaaattcaattttgcttaCGTCATTATTGTCAATGAGTTCTTTAAGTTCATTTACACGTGTTGTAagctataatatgatacataaaattatgaataaattatttgtttttaattatctatttatttaatttaataaaatatacaactaaaaattagtttaaaaatcttACCCCAGGTTTACGGTAAATTCCTTCTGTATACATTccatacatttcaataatagttataagaCATTCAACAACAGCTGGAACTTTACCCATGCTTAAATCCAATTCACCTAAAGGACGTCCAAAAACTTTGCCTTTAACAACACAAATCCCCTTTGACTGCATGTTAGCAGTAGAGGAGTTCATGTCTTTTAAACATTCTTGATTTGCAcgagtataacattttttatggcaTGTCAATTtacaatctaaaaaaattaaaatgataaagctataaattgcttaaatgttttttaaaaaagcaAAGTTATACTTACTTCGACACACCAAACTTCTTTCAATTGGCCACAAAAAGAATGAAGTGCAAACTTCACAAGCTGTAGGAATATTGATCATACTCATTTGTAATATATGTCCACCATGATTAATGTGATCTTCAGACTTCTGCTTCTTCTCTTTTTTACGTTTAGTTTTACTAGGCTTCTCTGTATCAACTCGATTTTGACTCATAAATTCATTCATAAAACCACGAAATGCATTAACACAAAGAGTTACTGGAAAATCATCTTGGATTTTCTCATTTCCACATACTGTTTCTATtacctaaacatatttttaacataagcttattatgtacacaaattatcaaaatacaaCATCTTACATGTAAGAAGTTTGcaattaaatctttatatttaatgttgagCACTTGACCGTTTCCTTGTTTATTAGCAACACTATAAGTTGCTATAAGATTTTCCTTAAATTCACGTAATGCCTGTTTAAATATTCTATCAACTTGTGACGGTTTTTTAACCTCTTCACGTTCGATTTTGTACAGCtgaaataagattaaaatataaaaattataataatataccaattaaTTTAATGCTGTAgctttgtaattttattagaatattatgtaaaaaggcagttaaatatagtatagtttaaatatataattttataagatttggGTGGGTATGCTAATGATATAGAAACTGTGATAATTAATTtggaaataatgattaaattatcatattcaaAAAATGAGTTAATAACCATACTTATATAAACTTCTTAATTTCttcataacttttttaaatatttgttttctttagagatatttgaaaattttaattagcaATTAATGATTGATAATAAGATACAAAcctttttctaattaattttaaaatgtaataatttgtttaagtttaaagttaaaatcatattataataatataatattataattatgtaccttTATTATGacctaccaataataataaataataactattattaaatagtgaccTTATTCCttcttacaaatattttaataaaacaaaaatgtatattgatacAAAATTCAATAATCTAAAGTTGAACTTTATATAAGTTTCAAGTTTGCAACTTATTTTAgacattaatgtaaaataaatttgtacctatgtttatattttttaaatatctaccaAGATCAGAAAATCAGTAAATTCAAACATGGATAGACTTAGACTTTAATAGTAGGTactcaaaaacatattaaaatttctatttagTAACAGTATAGGTCGACTTAATTATTCATTGacaattgttgaaaaaaatattgcataatacattataatatatatcataaagtataaaattaatgttattaaaattcaacCCAAttctaatgtaaataatataatgccacCATGCCGGCTAATAACCATTTAGTTGAtgccttaaaaaataaaataaaataaataacctataATCGTCGTTGTATCGTAGAATGGCGAGAAAAGTTCATCTTTAGAATTtagatcatatttatatatacatatataatattattaatatatatattagattaaaataattcaaaataattttaaaacgtcattactcattatgtttgaaaataataattaatatacctacctatgcaAAGTTTCAAGTTTTCTCgcatattttttgaattgcaGCAAAGTAGTTActcaaattgttattttatgtttaaacatcaaattttattaaaatttataaaagaaaaaacttaagtaccaaatatttataaatttttttacgaaataatTTGTTATCTTTGTATTTATGACTAAATATAAACGTCGgattattttcgatattttttaactgttttaactgtttttaaatcaattattttgaaaatagtcgatgattaaaaaatacaaagaatTTTTACTTTCCAAATTaggtaaaactaaatataatttggcATTAGAAACCATGCTCAATGTTGAAGACTGAAACAAATTTTctgctaaaaaataaataaaataaaaaagaataaaaggAGGAAGATatgtatcattgattatatattatatagcggcGGACATAGGCCTATCGGAACACCGGGATTTTTCCGGTGGGCCGCTACTTATATTGACAAAAATGGGCCAATACAAAATATCTGGATCTTAGATATTATGATCATGTGAACCTCTAGATTTTATTTTCTCAGGTTCGCCAGATTATGTCTATCCACccttgtaataaatatattaatatatataaacagtggTATGTATCTACTATTTAGACCAATTAGCGATATTTTCTCAATTAGAACAAGCTATGTAAGCGAAAAAGTTAAGCAGTGGCGGCATCTGGGAGGTGCACGAGAGTGCAGTTGCACCCACGAAAATTTATCTAGGGGGGGCAAAGGTATCATTTTGCACCCACAGACagcagtcaaaaatattatactaattaaaatatagaatacagTTTTacataaagattttattttattacttttgtaaTAGCAGCAGCCAGCAGTTAAATATTAGGTGGTGTAGGGAAACACCCCGCATAGGTTTGTATCACATATTATGAAGTTAAGGTACTAatgaattttagattctgaacgaagcgaggaatgtattgattttacaatgatgtatgttttttttgtctgtcatcacgttttggagtagaaataatgctttgatttttacttcagctcctctttgaaaaggaaaattcatctagttgatACTTTTGGGTTAAacgtaaaaatttcaaatgtccaCGATTGCATAGGTATGTCGATAAAGACTGTACGCAATCGTATTTCACCGCATTTTTTTGcgtataaattttgtttattcttaattatttttttgttttacacttTTATCTaactattttgaaaagtactatgaattatttgttttaaccaTACACAATACATATGTAACAACTagatctgatttttttttttcataaacaacCCTTAAAGCTGAAGattaaagcattttttctaCAGTATATGGtgtgaacattaaaaaaatacacacgttattgtaaaataaatacattcttcACTCCATTCAATAGCTAAAATATATCATGCATTATTATGCAAGAAAAACGCAAACTTAGGGTAACCGTAAATAGTCTATATAAATGGAACGTTCCTGAGTATAATAAAAAGATGTTCCAAAATatactactaaaatattaaaaagtactaaGTAACTGAGTGAAAGTAGGCCACACATATAActcgaaaattatattaaattacgtaATATAGGAAAACTTTATCAATGctaaactttaaaaactaatttaatcaatactcaaaacacttaaattaaatagtcttcgtttaaaatcaatcaataaatttagttaatttgaataaaataatggcttaaaaaataactattatacgtatacctaaCGAGAGTGGATGTCCTACATTTGAACTTTgaacataaaacatttaattattaacaaaaaccGATaggaataaatgataaaaatcaatAGCTAAAGAAAAATACACGCAAACTAACccttttagatattttaaaataactataattatagattttttttatacagggtgattcttaaCTGAATAATTTAATCGTCTAATAGTATCTGTATCAGTTAGAAAATTTACAGAAAATTCTTgactttgttttaaaaaagttttattttttttacacatttaagtatgtatacttttttaaagtatatctataatctatataactaattgattgttttataattatttttagaacgggttgataacttttttttcttagatTCCATATGAAATTGGAATgtgtatttaatagtataaaccaattgttattatgtaataataagtaatgcATATATTCGTATATCGTATAAAGTTAATGTTCATATCCATTGTCCATGTAGTTTAAAAAGATCcattttttacgatattataaatctatattatattcgtgatcctttataaataaattgtgaacattttaaaattaagtaaaaaatttacaaataaaacaatgtagGTCGTCGAATAATGGAAGGGGAAGTATAATTATCGGTCAAAGAGTTGAGGGTTATCGTTTCTAGTTTGTAAAAAAGTGGCAGTACGGTATTCAACAGTCAAAATTACCCTCATTCTTCGTTCGTAAGCTCACCTTGGTTATACTATTTTCAAAgtgatataatttatcaacaaaAGTGCGGCaatatagttttgtaaaaatgttagatAATTCTACCATGGGACTGTTAATGATATCAAACCCAGTGTTCGAATGTTATGCATTTTACAGtagtattcttattttaaaaatgattatgatGTCTTTTCTAACAGTACTTCAGCgttttagaaaaaaagtaaGATTTATTTACgttgttattttagttataaatgtgtttatatttattattttaattcaattatttaatattttcaataagtgCAAAAATAAGACATATttggaattataaaaattatattccagtttattattttaaacattaaaaaggaagaattaatattttaacctttgGGTAGTTATCTTCATgctaaatcataattaaacatatattttatttaaaaatccatataataaaattatgatttatcgtattatttcatgaatgttataagttataacttaaaacttattatttttatatactatttgtatatagttttaCCAACtatctgtataattatttatatattgtaaaataaaaagaattttcatttataattttacttataataaaagtcaaaattgataattctattaaaaaatataaaggcttattcttattcaaatttactgatcaataaatatgtatataacaaattaacaacgCGACAAGGATTTAGGAGAGATGTTTAGTTTTTCTGTTTTATCTTTTAAGATCCTAGTGATCCcactaacaatttttaataaacttggACTTACAgcttactaatattttaacatttaaaaattatgcaatagtcaattatatttctttaactaaataaatgcaaaaagtTGTTCGTAGGatccaaatttaacacatattaaatgatatttaatatgtaagtacTTTATTTATCTTACAAACGTACGGCACatcaaattttcatttattagaatttattatgttttattaattttatattagagtGAATAGTCCTAGTATCAAACattcaaacttaaaggtaaaaacataatttgtgcTTAGGAGTCAGTTTTTACGATAACTTTAAGCGAGAtatgagtgtatattatacatgtatttactatttatacactatataaacactacagattaaaaatatttttatttagttcaaaaattaaaatattgaaaaaagtcAACGTTTAAGTACAAATAacagtttttttacttttaactttgataatagataattatacttttatattgacATACTAACAATACACAATCAattcttataaacaaaaatttggtATGTCGTATGTTTGTAAATCAAAGACAATACGGATTGTCTATTGACAACCATTATAtactgaattattaaataaaacattgcttaaccaattataaaattcaaaatttaatctaaaaaaatgaaaaaaaaattatttactcgagtaatcattattgtattcaatagATTTTCATAAGCCCAGAAGATACTGCCATCAGCAAAGGAGGCGGGGAAGTTAAATATGATGATCCTGATATCGAAAGAGTAAGAAGGTAAAATGATGAAAGTAGATTGTCTTaccaattactaattatataaacaataattttgaattctaATTTTAGGGCACATTTAAACGACTtggaaaatatacctatatttttaattactggaTTACTTTTAGTAGCCAGCAAACCTCCAGAAATGGTAGCTAACAATTTGTTCagaatttatacatttgtaagaATAATGCATACAATTGCTTATGCTGTGTTCATATTACCCCAACCTACAAgggcaatattatttattgcaggagtagttataaatattattatgataacttaTGTTATCTTAAGtatgcataatttttaattgatatacctGTAAGCAACTTATTTTGTTTAGTACacataattaacaattttaatacaacataaattatatgttaaatataataggtaaatatattattttgtattttgttttttgaggTTTGTGCAATTTGTaccaaatattatgttactctCATTAAGATTTGAAAATGCACATAAATGCaactaatcattaatatttttattttaatatatatacaataaaataaagaattgtttaaaataatttattatatacacacatgtatcataatcaaattaataaatatttgtctattagtatttagtatttattatttaacattttgaatgATTGATTGATACTTATCCATTTATACGGTTTTAAAAAGATCTTAagatgtataattttatgtaaactgataattatgtaattgaaattattggaaatatatattaatattgttagcaATGGTCAACCCTATAGGTTAGgccagtggttttcaaactttttttatacacgGCACACCGTAAACTTCAAAAAATTTTCACGGCACACTgaccttttttttagatgaacaaaattgtttataattatatatacatttaataagaaatatgtgATTGATgggctaacaaatatttttaattcttggacGAATAGTTGACACATACCCGCATTTTCTTATATCACAATTCAGTGCAATCGATAATTTATGGAGAAACCGCGGCACACTTAGTGCATACTCGCGGCACACCAGTGTGCCGCGGCACccagtttgaaaaccactgggTTAGGCATTATCATAATGGTTACCACAGAAGACTATAGCAACTAAATACAATGCATCTGCTTGCAATCaaactgataattatttttccttttttaattattattattttttaaatattaatcactatgatcaataaaactaaatttaaacttcaaaaaaatctttatttatttatatgttaacactataatactaatattagattttagcaaactataaatgtattgacTTGACTTCACAATAACGTGTTCTTTTTGTTTCTCAagacataagaaaaaaaaaataccctgATCATCAACTTTGAGGGAGGTAACtggtaaaaaattattgtaaattcaaaAGCAGAAATttctcaatatattttttaaattattgaagaaaataaatgtgaatgtttgttaataaattattattaaaataattgtttggtaaCCATAGTtagtcaaaaaaattaaactatcttTGCTAAGAATtggttattgtatttattatgataatagattgaattcaaaattaacatatccaTAGTGACCCAGTCAATAAAGAGGTACATTCAACACTTACTCTATAGCAGAACAAGATACCTACTTGCCaactttttacttttagttTTGAAGTCAATGAATTAAACCTTAAATTGATAGGTAGGttatatacaaaacaataaccacatttaaaattatacagatattaattatagtaaaagaatatttatatcttaagtattatttgtattacagtcaagtattgaatttaaagtaactatgataaaaataaattttacttgtgtatatttataatttccagtagttttcaaaagcatcgggaaaaaccctaaaaaaataacgggaaaacgggaatttttatgcataaccacttttcaaatcggttttttgattttgctgtaactcaaaaaaaaatcattgtaaatacttgaaaatttcaccaaatgtttatattatggttatctatttacgaaaatattttgaccgtttttaagctacttatagacaattgaaatgttcgacttttttaagttttttttcttaaaatgccgataaaaaaaatttggatatccaaacaatttttaaaatttaatacaagatttataataagttttacttatcgtagtaaaaaaaaaaaatcaaaaatcgttagtcacaatttttgtttataagcatttaaagttcaaatgctTACGAAatatcgcgaaaatttgcaatgaATTTTGAAgttcaaaattcataaaatttttgggattcatacttaaggttcaaaaatccaatacaaggttatataagttttccttcaagtaactgtaaaaaaaaattccagcgtcaatatagaaaacattttatgagcgtataaaatttaattttttacgaaattgcgtaaaataacgataggtatattacaatttaattataggtaataatatgatatttcctgctaattatcattgactgacaaatcatcttcgttcagaatcgttttcgtGTACAATGATATCAGtggttgcattcaaatttaacacatctattatagtgacctactctccattactactatacagcagagcgatacccacttgcccactttttttaaaatttaatttgattttttataaaaaagaatacaTTGTACAGCATtgagtatattagtatatagacattttcaaaaaaaaaaaaattttaattattaagacgactgtactaataataatctttaataaaaaatattaactaacctttttagttataaaatcttGCATCATTTTAAGTTCACGCACATCAGATATAATCTTATCAGTACGGTCTGTGAATTCTGATGTACCAGTTAAACTGAATTTTCCTATTGTAGTATTTTGGTTATTTGCTATGTTCGGTGTAATATGAGCTTTGTTGCCTGAAGGTGCCGGTTTCCTAGGTTTTCTTCTGTTGGTTGGTCGATTACTTCCATTTTGTTGTATACATGGCATTTGTAGTACACCACCATTTTGGATACATTTTGTATGAAATAACTTTTtacaatctaaaatataatacaatcaattatttaccaataattgtataagaaaATGCGACAAAAAAATCATCTAACCACTTTGAATGttaagtttaaaacaaaattttcataaaattattatatttatcatacacaATCAATGttgtaatttcaatttttttttaatatgcatgGCATATATATAGAGCAGACCACTTAAGCGCAAGTCACTAACAATTATTCAGGctaatcaatttataaagtaggctaaattactacaatattagattttaaatacacaaatatatacccTGCATGGTTCAAATGACGTCACTGTACACAATTTGATAGTTTACCTTCTAAttactaatatactaatatagtaaaatgtaaaaatatgtaaaacatttaaacaaatacaaataaaccattatttaaaagcacatcatttttagttaaatattggaatattttaatattaaaaattaaaaaagtataaataataataacatttaaattacctGAGCACTTATGTCCTTGAGTTAAAAAGGCGTCcatcaatttattacaataagtgCATTTATCT is a genomic window of Rhopalosiphum padi isolate XX-2018 chromosome 4, ASM2088224v1, whole genome shotgun sequence containing:
- the LOC132928248 gene encoding microsomal glutathione S-transferase 1-like translates to MLDNSTMGLLMISNPVFECYAFYSSILILKMIMMSFLTVLQRFRKKIFISPEDTAISKGGGEVKYDDPDIERVRRAHLNDLENIPIFLITGLLLVASKPPEMVANNLFRIYTFVRIMHTIAYAVFILPQPTRAILFIAGVVINIIMITYVILSMHNF
- the LOC132928249 gene encoding uncharacterized protein LOC132928249 codes for the protein MNDKLENEESIVLKFVQDFFVSYDINRHILHTFFPEDGTFIVLGNRMSGHSAIQQAMLTMATTTHQLFSIDIVSLNMPLPEQVSMYQVLCAGNVEFGGDAQIHGFTATLLVYFLRPNVLNVVSFNERCQWPKLS